One part of the Candidatus Borreliella tachyglossi genome encodes these proteins:
- a CDS encoding thymidine kinase codes for MSFYLNFANGKTDSKLDNILSISHFDFKDNLNLMLIIGPMGSGKTEYAAKIYKDSLIIKNKSYEVLDSITKGLRNRANVFFIRNVLDKRRFKDYPEDVIPYRGGGSDRIDGVGFAGSSFDVEKLIDDNPEYGTFIIDETCFYDERLVFILDKISLDTNVLFIFPTLLYNFRKEIFNNTARLLIEYSDKICRLGAYCENVNCMDESFLTYRYYLYRGKEIAAPYFDPLLIVGGDETVESAIYPNYATRCARHHYLVGREYFFTVLKPFALLYSQGDKELLEREIVHLSNDVRCSSFEKSLLIESRGRYEIEVLENVMGLPFLAERALITLSSEYNILSKSDFKELVNKLVLSKDYIRKILVSKENKGGFLKTGINNSLGYY; via the coding sequence ATGAGTTTTTATTTAAATTTTGCTAATGGGAAGACGGACTCCAAGCTAGATAATATTCTCTCTATTAGTCATTTCGACTTTAAAGATAATTTAAATTTAATGCTTATAATTGGCCCTATGGGTAGTGGGAAGACAGAATATGCCGCCAAGATTTATAAGGATTCACTTATTATTAAGAATAAATCTTACGAGGTGCTAGATTCTATTACTAAGGGACTTAGAAATAGAGCTAATGTGTTTTTTATTCGAAATGTTCTTGATAAGAGGAGGTTTAAGGATTATCCTGAGGATGTTATTCCTTATAGGGGAGGTGGGAGTGATAGAATTGATGGAGTTGGTTTTGCAGGCAGTTCTTTTGACGTTGAAAAATTAATAGATGATAATCCTGAATATGGAACTTTTATTATTGATGAGACTTGTTTTTATGATGAACGTTTGGTTTTTATTTTAGATAAAATTTCATTAGATACAAATGTTTTATTTATATTTCCTACCTTGCTTTATAATTTCAGAAAAGAGATTTTTAATAATACTGCAAGACTTTTAATAGAGTATTCAGATAAAATTTGCCGTCTTGGTGCTTATTGTGAAAATGTTAATTGTATGGATGAGTCTTTTTTAACATATCGATATTATCTTTATAGAGGAAAAGAAATAGCTGCACCTTATTTTGACCCTCTCTTGATTGTTGGTGGTGATGAAACTGTTGAGTCTGCTATTTATCCGAATTATGCTACAAGGTGTGCTAGGCATCATTATCTTGTGGGTAGGGAATATTTTTTTACTGTCCTTAAGCCTTTTGCGTTATTGTATTCCCAAGGCGATAAAGAATTGCTTGAGAGAGAAATTGTGCATTTAAGCAACGATGTTAGGTGTTCAAGTTTTGAAAAGTCTCTTTTAATTGAGTCTAGAGGCAGATATGAGATTGAAGTTTTAGAGAATGTGATGGGGTTGCCTTTTTTGGCAGAAAGAGCTTTAATCACACTTTCATCAGAATACAATATTTTAAGTAAAAGTGATTTTAAGGAACTTGTTAATAAGCTTGTTCTTAGCAAAGATTACATTCGAAAAATATTGGTTTCAAAAGAAAATAAAGGAGGCTTTTTGAAAACAGGCATTAATAATAGTTTGGGTTATTATTAA
- the tmk gene encoding dTMP kinase gives MNKILKNFYCIEGIDGSGKTSIIQRLQELCNNQNQLKYYFTKEPSQGVIGELIRNQLINFKNPLRDVSLAHLYVADRYEHLYNTKSGIMKTLNLNKGKIKVITDRYLFSSIVYQGDLGYQLNKNLPLPEKLFFIKIDPNVAYNRIQTRIQPDLFELDLAKLKKINSRYIEVLKNFEHLIDIIYLENSNEEDLEISSMKIFNLIKF, from the coding sequence GTGAATAAGATTCTAAAAAATTTCTACTGCATAGAAGGAATCGATGGAAGCGGGAAAACAAGCATAATTCAAAGACTTCAAGAACTTTGCAATAACCAAAATCAACTAAAGTACTATTTCACAAAAGAACCCTCTCAGGGAGTTATTGGCGAACTTATCAGAAATCAATTAATTAATTTTAAAAATCCCCTAAGAGATGTTTCACTAGCGCATCTATATGTAGCAGACAGATATGAGCATCTTTACAACACAAAAAGCGGAATAATGAAAACATTAAACTTAAACAAAGGTAAAATAAAAGTAATAACTGACAGATATTTATTCTCATCTATAGTATATCAAGGAGACTTAGGATATCAACTAAACAAGAATTTACCGCTTCCTGAGAAACTTTTTTTCATAAAAATAGATCCTAATGTTGCATACAATCGCATTCAAACAAGAATACAACCTGACCTTTTTGAATTAGATTTAGCCAAACTGAAAAAAATTAATTCCAGATACATAGAAGTACTTAAAAATTTTGAACACTTAATTGATATAATTTATCTCGAAAATTCAAATGAAGAAGACCTAGAAATAAGCTCAATGAAAATTTTTAATTTAATTAAATTCTAA